The following coding sequences are from one Streptomyces sp. NBC_00536 window:
- a CDS encoding helix-turn-helix transcriptional regulator, translating to MPTRTLEEDTEIVLVIRDDMRRYGVEGMFRSLDTPLEARSYADFDDLAPFSGGQLVILSSDDVGPLSAETAESLRTHEMRVLILVDSAAAPVEQSWADQACGFLDWADLRPDTLHDAISDVAAGRFYASETLARRSVTAAEQTDGGAAPARAPIALTARELQVLRLIAGGLSNRQIARSLNISEHGVKRLVGIVLAKLNCPNRTLAVVRAIDAGLLTL from the coding sequence GTGCCGACCCGCACTCTTGAGGAAGACACAGAGATAGTCCTGGTCATCCGCGACGACATGCGGCGCTATGGCGTCGAGGGAATGTTCCGTTCGCTGGACACCCCCCTCGAAGCGCGGTCCTACGCGGATTTCGATGATCTCGCCCCGTTCTCCGGAGGCCAGTTGGTCATCCTCTCCAGCGATGACGTGGGTCCCCTCTCCGCCGAGACCGCCGAAAGCCTCCGGACGCATGAGATGCGCGTGCTGATCCTGGTCGACTCGGCCGCCGCTCCGGTCGAGCAGTCCTGGGCCGATCAGGCGTGCGGCTTCCTGGACTGGGCGGATCTGCGCCCCGACACCTTGCACGACGCGATCTCCGATGTGGCGGCCGGGCGCTTCTACGCGTCGGAGACCTTGGCGCGGCGATCGGTGACGGCGGCGGAGCAGACGGATGGCGGTGCGGCTCCGGCGCGAGCCCCGATCGCGCTGACGGCACGTGAACTCCAGGTCCTGCGCCTGATCGCGGGAGGTCTGAGCAATCGGCAGATCGCCCGGTCGCTGAACATCTCCGAACACGGTGTCAAACGCCTGGTCGGCATCGTCCTGGCCAAGCTCAACTGCCCGAACCGCACGCTGGCCGTGGTGCGCGCCATCGACGCGGGTCTCCTCACCTTGTGA
- a CDS encoding long-chain-fatty-acid--CoA ligase gives MTRSVAAVLAESAARRPSHTALVCGTERISYARLWDRARRYAAALRGQGIGPDDKVALLMPNTPEFAALYFAILALGAVVVPVHTLLKPAEISHLLRDSGARALVWAGTLPQETARDAEAAGALLLTVGEAPHGSVLLDDGAEPIDTYAERGTDDLALVLYTSGTTGRTKGAMLTHGNVATNIAVTAVSPFAFGEDDVLLGALPLSHTFGQICGMAVTFHAGATLVVMERFEAHDALRLMREHGCTVFMGVPTMYHALLEAIAAGAPAPRLTRVYSGGSALPVPVLDRVRAAFGCEVYEGYGLTETSPCVAYNQPGIPCKPGTVGLPIEGVRVAIADAEVEGRIRLLKQGDIGEIVVRGHNVMAGYLGRLRETAEVLVDGWFRTGDMGVQDEDGYLSIVDRKKDMIVRGGYNVYPREVEDVLLGHPAVAAASVVGVPSARHGEEVCAVVRVKPGQRASGMLADEIVAWSKVHMAAYKYPRRVEFVESFPLGSSGKVLKRELAHRYA, from the coding sequence GTGACCCGGTCGGTGGCCGCCGTCCTCGCAGAGTCCGCGGCGCGGCGGCCATCCCACACCGCCCTGGTGTGCGGGACGGAGCGGATCTCGTACGCGCGTCTGTGGGACCGGGCCCGCCGGTACGCCGCCGCGCTGCGCGGCCAGGGCATCGGTCCCGACGACAAGGTCGCGCTGCTGATGCCGAACACGCCGGAGTTCGCGGCGCTGTACTTCGCGATCCTCGCCCTCGGCGCCGTCGTCGTCCCGGTCCACACTCTGCTGAAGCCCGCGGAGATCTCCCACCTCCTGCGGGACTCGGGAGCGCGGGCCCTCGTATGGGCGGGGACGCTCCCGCAGGAGACCGCGCGGGACGCCGAGGCGGCCGGGGCCCTGCTCCTGACCGTGGGGGAGGCCCCGCACGGTTCCGTCCTCCTCGACGACGGCGCCGAGCCCATCGACACGTATGCCGAGCGGGGGACGGACGACCTCGCGCTGGTGCTGTACACCTCCGGTACGACGGGCAGGACGAAGGGGGCGATGCTCACGCACGGCAACGTCGCGACGAACATCGCCGTGACCGCCGTGTCCCCCTTCGCCTTCGGCGAGGACGACGTGCTGCTCGGCGCGCTGCCGCTGTCGCACACCTTCGGCCAGATCTGCGGGATGGCCGTCACCTTCCACGCCGGCGCGACGCTGGTGGTCATGGAGCGCTTCGAGGCGCACGACGCCCTGCGGCTGATGCGCGAGCACGGCTGCACGGTCTTCATGGGCGTGCCGACCATGTACCACGCACTGCTCGAAGCGATCGCGGCCGGAGCCCCGGCGCCGCGCCTCACCCGCGTGTACAGCGGCGGGTCGGCCCTTCCGGTGCCGGTGCTCGACCGGGTGCGGGCCGCGTTCGGCTGCGAGGTGTACGAGGGGTACGGGCTCACCGAGACCTCGCCCTGCGTGGCATACAACCAGCCGGGCATCCCCTGCAAGCCGGGCACGGTGGGGCTGCCCATCGAAGGCGTACGGGTCGCCATCGCCGACGCGGAGGTGGAAGGGCGCATCAGGCTGCTGAAGCAGGGCGACATAGGCGAGATCGTCGTGCGCGGGCACAACGTGATGGCGGGCTATCTCGGCCGGCTGCGGGAGACCGCCGAGGTGCTGGTCGACGGCTGGTTCCGGACCGGGGACATGGGCGTGCAGGACGAGGACGGCTATCTGTCCATCGTCGACCGGAAGAAGGACATGATCGTCCGCGGTGGGTACAACGTCTACCCCCGTGAGGTGGAGGACGTACTGCTGGGTCATCCCGCCGTGGCCGCCGCCTCCGTGGTCGGCGTGCCGAGCGCGAGGCACGGCGAGGAGGTGTGCGCCGTGGTCCGGGTGAAGCCCGGTCAGCGTGCGAGCGGGATGCTCGCGGACGAGATCGTGGCCTGGAGCAAGGTGCACATGGCGGCCTACAAGTACCCGCGCCGCGTCGAGTTCGTGGAGAGCTTCCCGCTGGGATCGAGCGGCAAGGTCCTCAAGCGGGAGCTGGCACACCGCTACGCGTGA